A part of Arachis hypogaea cultivar Tifrunner chromosome 12, arahy.Tifrunner.gnm2.J5K5, whole genome shotgun sequence genomic DNA contains:
- the LOC112727547 gene encoding uncharacterized protein gives MGESAKLSNLDEILKPFHQRASEAEARLQRLEASLNARKDAGNEEHLKTINDLQSKLEVSNAELISEKEKAQKLAAENEKLQYRIIHLLRALKDNDQKLEQVSAREQLESLKLQGS, from the exons ATGGGGGAGTCCGCTAAACTAAGCAACCTCGACGAGATACTAAAGCCTTTTCATCAGAGAGCTTCTGAAGCAGAG GCTCGCTTACAAAGACTTGAAGCTTCCTTAAATGCTAGAAAAG ATGCTGGAAATGAGGAACACTTGAAAACGATAAATGATCTTCAGTCAAAGCTAGAAGTTTCAAATGCAGAACTAATTTCAGAAAAGGAGAAG GCCCAGAAGCTTGCTGCAGAAAATGAAAAACTTCAATACCGCATAATTCATCTTCTACGAGCACTGAAGGAtaatgatcagaagttagaacaA GTTTCAGCACGAGAACAATTGGAAAGCTTAAAATTGCAGGGTTCTTGA